A single genomic interval of Brevibacillus brevis harbors:
- a CDS encoding YycC family protein, whose amino-acid sequence MRPLQISPDTAVKLAEALQVPLERLMHMPQHILLQKMMELAKQEKEESERESEKQD is encoded by the coding sequence ATGCGTCCGTTACAGATATCACCTGATACGGCTGTCAAGCTGGCCGAAGCTCTTCAAGTACCTTTAGAGCGCCTCATGCACATGCCGCAGCATATTTTGTTACAAAAAATGATGGAGTTGGCAAAGCAAGAGAAAGAAGAAAGTGAGCGAGAGTCTGAAAAGCAAGACTAG
- the edeQ gene encoding edeine self-resistance N-acetyltransferase EdeQ, producing MSVTLREVTLENWEECIELEPTPEQSEFVAPNLYSIAEAKFQTTFVPLAIYHDDTMVGFVMYGLDPDDGNYWIYRLLIDAKYQRQGYGRAAISQVIDILKAKEDCQKIVIGYAPANVAAENLYASLGFQKNGMVLFGETIAELNF from the coding sequence ATGTCTGTGACACTTCGTGAAGTAACCCTGGAAAACTGGGAAGAGTGTATTGAACTGGAACCTACGCCTGAACAGAGTGAATTTGTTGCCCCGAACCTCTACTCCATCGCCGAAGCAAAGTTTCAAACTACATTTGTCCCTTTGGCCATCTACCACGATGACACGATGGTTGGCTTTGTCATGTACGGGCTAGACCCCGACGATGGAAACTACTGGATTTACAGACTCTTAATTGATGCAAAGTATCAACGGCAAGGCTACGGACGTGCTGCGATCTCGCAAGTCATTGATATCCTGAAAGCAAAAGAAGATTGTCAAAAAATTGTCATTGGTTATGCCCCAGCCAATGTCGCAGCCGAGAACCTTTACGCTTCACTCGGATTTCAAAAAAATGGCATGGTTCTGTTTGGAGAGACGATTGCCGAATTGAACTTTTAA
- a CDS encoding thioredoxin family protein: MGANVAHKFRTGLKPQAFVESMIKNQDTYQNWSDAFSWEDEQDRAFFASLQHRDDLRCLILAAEWCGDVVRNLPVILHALKETDMPVEIMVMEEHLDLMDEFLTMGGRAIPIVIFADTGGHVLAKWGPRPKHVQAVMTAFKQQNLDRNAPDYEEKIKVVRAEMLEQYGEGTGYQQVIVKELREMLSSI, translated from the coding sequence ATGGGGGCAAACGTAGCACATAAATTCCGTACGGGGCTCAAGCCACAAGCGTTCGTGGAAAGCATGATAAAAAATCAGGATACATACCAAAACTGGTCGGATGCATTTTCATGGGAGGATGAACAAGACCGTGCGTTTTTTGCCTCTCTCCAGCATCGTGATGACCTCAGATGCTTGATTTTGGCTGCGGAATGGTGTGGCGATGTCGTTCGCAACTTGCCAGTCATCTTGCATGCCTTGAAAGAAACAGACATGCCAGTGGAAATTATGGTAATGGAAGAACACCTCGATCTCATGGATGAGTTTCTCACAATGGGCGGTCGGGCGATCCCAATTGTTATTTTCGCGGACACGGGTGGACATGTTCTGGCAAAATGGGGACCACGACCGAAGCATGTCCAAGCTGTTATGACGGCGTTTAAACAGCAAAACCTGGACCGAAACGCACCAGATTATGAAGAAAAGATCAAAGTGGTACGTGCCGAAATGCTCGAACAGTATGGAGAAGGTACTGGCTACCAGCAAGTGATTGTCAAAGAACTGAGAGAGATGCTTTCCTCGATCTAA
- the edeP gene encoding edeine non-ribosomal peptide synthetase EdeP, with protein MRQDKKQLKVGYPLSHPQKRIWYTEKLHPQLPIHTLGGMVRVQGKVKLDVLEAAIHLFIQKNDALRLNYQEKETVLQFVGEYEPEPLQVFDFRQEPNAPDRCRQFLQALFAKPFSIGQEPLFYFCLIQLSDEEAGYFVKFHHLIADGWSISIMTEQIAHYYDTLLAGGTVHLGDEHAYQAFVDREHTYSQSERFEKDKRYWRDKFQSLPVITTLQKATDTTEGKRKVYAFNREDSTRIRQFADQMKCSLNSLFVALVSLYLQRCTRQEEIVIGTPLLNRSGKVERKIFGMFTSTMPFRLAVPMEMDGIDYVKYVNRELTSCFFHQKYPYDLLAQELELKKHGYDSLFQICVNYYSTQLPFTLGGHPVTNEEFYNGHQLYSLQVIIREWATDERLTLELDYKIAEYTENDVDRIVDHLIRLLNQMISNPEVPLSNLNFLADEELALQLKTWNDTLASYPSEKTVVQLFEEQVMRSPEGVALESEGRILTFQELHDQVNRLAQSLRNRGVGPGVIVALLADHSPEMIIGLLAVLKAGGAYLPIDPQLPTQRIEYLLSDSGADLLLRHTSRLEVISWSKEILELGDSSLYLNDGASLETVNQPEDLAYVIYTSGSTGNPKGVMVTHQGLVNYIWWAKDRYLSCPEEAFAFYSSLAFDLTVTSIFCPLVKGNRMVIYPHSDSEFVLSRIFSDGRSHVVKLTPAHLFLLQEIALPSTTVKRVIVGGEDLKVSLAEAIHAKWNGQVEILNEYGPTETVVGCMIYQFDPKTDVEGSVPIGHPISNVQLYILDSYGKPIPIGSTGELFISGDSVARGYLNREELTQERFLPDPFQPGKVMYKTGDLVRYRPNGVMEYLGRADYQVKIHGYRIELGEIEQQLLGHSSVREAVVIDRMDTWGRKYLCAYLITETFFREKELREELASRLPAYMIPSQIVQLEQFPLTSNGKVDRKQLPEPVMERKGAEDETGPRDEFDKLLVEVYEDVLGRSPFGLHDPFSQLGGDSIKAIQVSYRLHQRGIKIPVRDILIYDTIAELKAGSDWSWGAEQISQEPCTGELPLSPIVSWFLSQQFRNADHWNQSLLLESREKVTLEEFEASLSALVNHHDCLRLNYSAKDGKLFYNERHLANRVSVSCIDLSSLPQEEQESRMLEAMRACAVSFKLEESLLFTGCLFELGPDRPQRLFLTAHHLVVDGVSWRILLEDLMSALASLKRNEPIILPDKTHSMQAWVKEVSAFYQSDQAIKERAYWDTFSIPEDKLPTDYDFGEDLVEYSATSTRTLPAEITLRLLTTANRMFNTGPQDLLVAALTRTLCDVFERERLLLVMESHGRESSIHAMNVTRTVGWFTSMYPVLFETNPSNRTDHLKAVKEKLRQIPMGGLGFGWFKPHLLAAEEKSHVRFNYLGTVDHQLSDDLVLMGGNLAVDAGVGNHLTALLDVAALVRQGELQVSVTYSLRKYREETVEKILTLFFHELEQLIDHCCRQEVPEFTPSDFEDVELTQKELDLLFG; from the coding sequence TTGCGCCAGGATAAGAAGCAATTGAAGGTGGGATATCCTTTAAGTCATCCACAAAAGCGTATCTGGTATACGGAAAAATTACATCCACAGCTTCCTATCCATACGTTAGGGGGGATGGTTCGGGTTCAAGGTAAGGTCAAATTGGATGTACTGGAAGCGGCCATTCACCTGTTCATTCAAAAGAACGATGCTTTGCGACTCAACTATCAGGAGAAAGAAACAGTCCTTCAGTTTGTTGGAGAGTACGAACCGGAGCCCTTGCAGGTGTTTGATTTCAGACAGGAACCGAACGCCCCTGATCGGTGCAGACAATTCCTGCAAGCTTTGTTTGCAAAGCCGTTTTCGATCGGACAAGAGCCTCTGTTCTACTTTTGTCTGATTCAACTGAGTGACGAAGAAGCGGGATATTTTGTAAAGTTTCACCATTTGATTGCTGATGGTTGGTCTATCTCCATTATGACAGAACAAATTGCTCACTATTATGACACGTTGTTGGCAGGCGGTACCGTTCATCTAGGAGATGAACACGCTTATCAAGCTTTTGTCGACAGGGAGCATACCTATTCTCAGTCTGAGAGATTTGAAAAGGACAAGCGATACTGGCGGGACAAGTTTCAGAGCTTGCCTGTGATCACGACATTACAAAAGGCAACAGATACGACCGAAGGCAAGCGCAAAGTCTATGCATTCAACCGAGAAGATTCGACAAGAATACGCCAGTTTGCAGACCAGATGAAATGCTCGCTAAATTCCTTGTTTGTAGCTCTCGTCAGTCTGTACCTTCAGCGCTGCACAAGGCAAGAAGAAATCGTGATCGGTACGCCGCTGTTAAATCGTTCAGGCAAAGTGGAGCGCAAAATTTTCGGGATGTTCACAAGCACCATGCCATTTCGTCTGGCAGTTCCGATGGAAATGGATGGTATCGATTATGTCAAATATGTCAACAGGGAACTCACTTCCTGTTTTTTTCATCAGAAATATCCGTACGATTTGCTGGCTCAAGAGTTGGAATTGAAGAAACATGGCTATGACAGCTTGTTTCAGATTTGTGTCAATTATTACAGCACGCAGTTGCCCTTCACCCTTGGCGGGCACCCCGTGACGAATGAGGAGTTTTACAACGGTCACCAGTTGTATTCGCTCCAAGTGATTATTAGGGAATGGGCTACAGATGAACGATTGACGCTGGAATTGGATTACAAGATCGCCGAGTACACGGAAAATGATGTTGATCGAATTGTGGATCATCTCATAAGGCTGCTCAATCAGATGATCTCGAATCCAGAAGTCCCGCTGTCCAATCTGAACTTCCTTGCTGACGAAGAGCTGGCACTACAACTCAAAACGTGGAACGATACATTGGCTTCCTATCCCAGCGAGAAGACGGTTGTCCAATTGTTTGAAGAGCAAGTAATGCGCTCGCCAGAGGGGGTTGCGTTGGAGTCAGAGGGGCGCATACTGACATTCCAGGAACTGCATGATCAAGTGAATCGACTCGCTCAGTCGTTGCGAAACCGTGGAGTTGGCCCTGGCGTAATTGTTGCGCTGCTGGCAGATCATTCGCCAGAGATGATCATCGGGCTGTTGGCCGTGCTAAAAGCAGGCGGGGCTTACCTTCCGATTGACCCTCAACTCCCAACTCAGCGCATCGAATACCTGCTGTCTGATTCTGGAGCGGACCTGTTGCTTCGTCACACCTCCCGACTAGAGGTTATTTCGTGGTCCAAGGAAATCCTGGAGCTTGGCGATTCGTCCCTGTATCTAAATGATGGGGCAAGCCTGGAAACGGTTAATCAGCCAGAGGATTTGGCCTATGTCATTTATACATCAGGCTCTACCGGAAATCCGAAGGGGGTCATGGTTACTCATCAAGGGTTAGTCAACTATATTTGGTGGGCGAAAGACCGCTATCTCTCCTGTCCTGAAGAAGCGTTTGCTTTTTATTCCTCACTGGCATTTGATTTGACGGTTACATCCATTTTTTGCCCGTTGGTAAAGGGAAATCGGATGGTTATCTATCCACACTCCGATTCAGAGTTTGTGTTATCTCGCATCTTTAGTGACGGACGCTCCCATGTTGTAAAGCTGACACCTGCCCATCTGTTTTTGCTGCAAGAAATCGCTTTGCCTTCTACTACAGTAAAGCGAGTGATTGTGGGCGGCGAGGACTTGAAGGTGAGTCTGGCTGAGGCGATTCATGCGAAATGGAACGGACAAGTCGAAATTCTCAATGAGTATGGTCCTACCGAGACAGTAGTCGGTTGCATGATCTATCAATTCGATCCGAAGACCGATGTCGAGGGTTCTGTGCCGATAGGACATCCGATCAGTAACGTGCAGCTCTACATTTTGGATTCATATGGGAAACCAATCCCGATCGGATCGACAGGAGAGCTATTCATCTCGGGAGATAGTGTGGCACGGGGGTATCTTAACCGCGAGGAATTGACGCAAGAGCGTTTCCTACCCGATCCGTTTCAGCCAGGTAAAGTGATGTACAAGACGGGCGATCTGGTTCGGTATCGGCCAAATGGAGTCATGGAGTATCTGGGACGGGCTGACTATCAGGTGAAGATTCATGGTTACCGCATTGAATTGGGGGAAATTGAACAGCAGCTACTTGGTCATTCTTCTGTGCGTGAGGCAGTGGTGATTGATCGCATGGATACGTGGGGGCGAAAGTATCTTTGTGCTTACTTGATCACGGAAACATTTTTCCGGGAAAAAGAGCTCCGCGAAGAACTGGCAAGTCGATTGCCCGCATACATGATCCCTTCGCAAATCGTGCAGCTTGAGCAGTTTCCGTTGACCTCAAATGGCAAGGTAGATCGAAAACAGCTTCCCGAACCTGTCATGGAGCGAAAAGGTGCGGAGGATGAAACCGGTCCTCGTGACGAGTTTGACAAGCTTTTGGTTGAAGTGTATGAGGACGTGCTTGGTCGTTCACCATTTGGTCTACATGACCCGTTTTCCCAACTAGGGGGGGATTCGATCAAGGCGATTCAGGTTTCCTATCGATTGCATCAGCGGGGAATCAAGATTCCGGTAAGAGACATCTTGATTTATGACACGATTGCCGAACTAAAAGCGGGCAGTGACTGGAGCTGGGGAGCGGAACAGATCTCACAAGAGCCGTGTACTGGCGAGTTGCCGTTATCTCCCATCGTTTCTTGGTTTCTGTCACAACAGTTCCGCAATGCTGATCATTGGAACCAGTCCTTGCTCCTGGAAAGCAGGGAAAAAGTAACGCTGGAGGAGTTTGAAGCGAGTCTGTCTGCACTGGTTAACCATCACGATTGTCTGCGACTCAATTACTCTGCAAAAGACGGGAAGCTCTTTTACAATGAGCGTCACCTTGCCAACCGAGTGTCCGTGTCTTGCATCGACCTTTCTTCCTTACCGCAAGAAGAACAGGAGAGTAGAATGCTTGAGGCGATGAGAGCTTGCGCTGTTAGCTTCAAGCTGGAAGAATCATTGCTGTTTACCGGTTGTCTCTTTGAATTAGGTCCCGATCGACCTCAGCGATTGTTTCTGACTGCCCATCATCTTGTTGTGGACGGTGTTTCCTGGAGGATTCTCCTGGAAGATTTGATGAGCGCCTTGGCCAGTCTGAAACGTAATGAGCCAATTATCTTGCCGGATAAAACACATTCGATGCAAGCGTGGGTCAAGGAAGTCTCCGCTTTTTACCAGTCGGATCAGGCGATCAAAGAAAGAGCCTATTGGGACACGTTTTCTATCCCGGAAGACAAACTTCCCACGGATTACGATTTTGGCGAAGACTTGGTAGAATACAGCGCTACATCTACACGCACGCTTCCAGCCGAGATAACGTTGCGACTGTTGACAACGGCCAACCGAATGTTCAACACGGGTCCACAAGACCTATTGGTTGCAGCACTTACACGGACATTGTGTGATGTGTTTGAAAGGGAGCGCCTCTTGCTGGTAATGGAGTCGCACGGGCGTGAGTCTTCCATTCATGCGATGAACGTAACCAGAACAGTAGGATGGTTTACCAGCATGTATCCTGTTCTGTTCGAAACGAATCCATCCAATCGGACTGATCACCTAAAAGCAGTAAAGGAGAAGTTACGTCAGATTCCGATGGGCGGCCTTGGATTTGGCTGGTTTAAGCCTCATCTGCTCGCGGCAGAGGAAAAGTCTCACGTTCGTTTCAATTATCTGGGAACCGTTGATCATCAACTGAGTGATGATCTGGTACTCATGGGAGGAAACTTGGCGGTTGATGCCGGAGTGGGTAATCATTTGACAGCACTGCTTGACGTGGCTGCTCTCGTTCGTCAAGGAGAACTTCAGGTTTCTGTTACGTACAGCTTACGAAAGTATCGTGAGGAGACCGTGGAGAAAATCCTTACGTTGTTTTTCCATGAATTGGAGCAGCTCATTGATCATTGCTGCCGCCAGGAGGTCCCTGAATTTACTCCATCGGATTTTGAAGATGTGGAGTTGACACAAAAAGAATTGGACTTGCTGTTTGGTTAA
- a CDS encoding phosphotransferase enzyme family protein, whose amino-acid sequence MRPVQKKAEGESSTDQVRVALKKHYQLDVKRIERIAYGLWEESFSVWTSSQRYYVKRFYAKWRLQTRYEEMLIGLALSQELREKGFPAPRLLLPHHQEWLAHDQGETYQVNEWIDGRSYHPGELPLREAKAMGELLAHFHRQFDPLPPFEDVPMLSPSKAIADCRELWNHYQKEQGAFPGYVREILEQQISLLETVSHEYVSRLPVPSLRGRCFHSYWVEQLIFHPNGEVAALVDWTDGAGREGYWAKDLVSGLHLSALQYEGILAFCEGYQAHHPLPKSEWQAVLAKLCYGHLASTNFLDSWLVKHNRRMDHWEQIAMTWTRLVPERFRLWHKLEQGLLDMLFPDYQQATVVVGRDNE is encoded by the coding sequence GTGAGACCTGTACAGAAGAAAGCGGAGGGGGAATCGTCTACGGATCAGGTGAGAGTAGCTTTAAAAAAACATTATCAATTAGATGTTAAGCGTATCGAGCGCATTGCATATGGCTTGTGGGAAGAAAGCTTTTCCGTTTGGACAAGCAGTCAACGATATTATGTAAAACGGTTTTATGCCAAATGGCGCTTGCAAACTCGCTATGAGGAGATGCTTATTGGTCTAGCACTCAGCCAAGAACTACGAGAGAAAGGTTTTCCTGCACCGCGTTTGCTTCTCCCTCATCATCAGGAATGGCTTGCCCACGATCAGGGAGAGACGTACCAAGTAAATGAATGGATCGACGGGCGTAGCTATCATCCAGGAGAATTGCCACTTCGTGAAGCAAAGGCGATGGGGGAGCTGTTAGCCCATTTTCATCGCCAATTTGATCCTCTTCCCCCCTTTGAGGACGTTCCCATGCTTTCGCCTTCCAAAGCGATTGCAGATTGCCGAGAGCTATGGAATCACTATCAGAAAGAGCAGGGAGCATTTCCAGGATACGTACGTGAAATACTTGAGCAGCAAATTTCCTTGTTGGAGACGGTGAGCCATGAATACGTATCCCGTTTGCCAGTACCCTCGCTCCGAGGTAGATGCTTTCATTCGTATTGGGTCGAACAGCTCATTTTTCATCCAAATGGCGAGGTGGCTGCACTCGTAGACTGGACAGATGGTGCCGGAAGGGAAGGGTATTGGGCAAAAGATCTGGTTTCAGGACTTCACTTGTCAGCACTTCAGTACGAAGGGATTCTTGCGTTCTGTGAAGGGTATCAGGCTCATCATCCACTACCAAAATCAGAATGGCAAGCGGTGCTGGCGAAGCTCTGCTACGGACATTTGGCGTCAACGAATTTTTTAGATAGTTGGCTCGTCAAGCACAACCGTCGTATGGACCATTGGGAACAGATTGCGATGACTTGGACCAGGCTCGTTCCAGAGCGATTCCGCCTTTGGCACAAGCTAGAACAAGGTCTATTGGATATGCTTTTCCCGGATTATCAGCAGGCCACCGTTGTGGTTGGCAGGGATAACGAATGA
- a CDS encoding lysine 2,3-aminomutase — protein MSVKVLMGKKGFEEFATIVGFTEAEKEERSALLEQSYMPFKVTRYYAELIASQSEPYRTQMINIVLPPPGEKPYKGRFDPYGNKSYRQDETAFLQHKYKKTLLLHIDDFCIANCQFCYKVNEIRHEDIGYTNIMEKAERAVQYLEAHPYIDNVLFTGGDPASFRKSSDLIKLISSLLSVKSIRLVRFATKALAYDPARFLDGELLAFFDQVRQTPGKQVSVISQFNHPGEISDVSIQATQALLSVGVQIRGQPAIIRGVNDSVETLIDLQRKFLDNRIISYYLTVFMPVRGVEQYAIPLDEAFRNVAESKRNLGGLEKKGVLLTSHDFGKLEICGFYPTAERPEKIVLKWHQAVGPDYLPERLKELIPTRSEDLMILDYKQGEMYCLDHVFKHNGLPYVDADGEIVENLPSEAVR, from the coding sequence TTGAGTGTTAAGGTGTTAATGGGGAAAAAAGGATTTGAGGAGTTCGCAACAATTGTCGGCTTTACAGAAGCAGAGAAGGAAGAACGCAGTGCATTACTGGAGCAGTCTTATATGCCATTTAAGGTGACTCGTTATTATGCCGAGTTGATTGCGAGTCAATCAGAGCCTTATCGTACTCAGATGATCAATATCGTGCTTCCGCCACCGGGAGAGAAACCTTATAAAGGCCGCTTTGATCCGTATGGTAACAAGTCGTACCGTCAGGATGAAACAGCTTTCCTGCAACACAAGTACAAGAAGACATTGTTGCTTCACATCGACGACTTTTGTATTGCCAACTGCCAGTTCTGCTATAAAGTGAACGAAATCCGCCACGAGGATATTGGGTACACCAATATTATGGAAAAAGCAGAAAGGGCCGTGCAGTATTTGGAAGCTCATCCGTACATCGATAATGTCCTCTTTACCGGTGGAGATCCTGCTTCCTTCCGTAAAAGCTCTGATCTAATCAAGCTGATTAGCTCTCTATTGAGTGTGAAGAGTATTCGACTCGTTCGCTTTGCCACCAAGGCTCTGGCCTATGATCCCGCTCGTTTTCTCGACGGAGAGCTGCTAGCGTTCTTTGACCAAGTAAGACAGACGCCAGGCAAGCAGGTAAGTGTGATTTCCCAGTTCAACCATCCTGGGGAAATTAGCGACGTTTCGATCCAAGCAACGCAAGCGCTGCTGTCCGTCGGTGTACAGATTCGCGGTCAGCCTGCCATCATTCGTGGAGTGAACGATTCTGTCGAGACCTTGATCGACTTGCAGCGCAAGTTTCTCGATAATCGAATCATTTCGTATTATTTGACAGTGTTTATGCCAGTTAGAGGAGTCGAGCAGTATGCCATTCCACTGGACGAGGCGTTCCGGAATGTGGCCGAGTCCAAACGTAATCTGGGTGGCTTGGAGAAAAAAGGGGTACTTCTTACCTCACACGACTTTGGAAAATTAGAGATTTGTGGTTTTTATCCGACAGCTGAGCGCCCTGAAAAAATTGTTTTGAAATGGCATCAAGCGGTTGGACCAGACTATCTTCCAGAGCGGTTGAAGGAATTAATCCCGACCCGTTCAGAGGACCTGATGATTTTGGACTACAAGCAGGGAGAGATGTATTGTCTCGACCATGTGTTCAAACACAATGGATTGCCGTACGTGGATGCAGATGGGGAGATCGTGGAGAACCTGCCGAGTGAAGCTGTTCGGTAA